From the Blastocatellia bacterium genome, the window CTATTTGCTATGCCTTCCTTTTTACCCAAACTTTTATTCCTAAAGGCACTTTCACTACTCCATTTGTCCATAATATCATTACGACGTTTATTCCTTGCAGTGTTTTCTTTAGGCTACTACTATACACCCAACTTACCCCAAATATCTTCTGTCCGTATTTTTTTAGCACAGTATCATCTATTATCAAATATCCTTTTGTCATATTTCCTATTAGTTTTTTCGCAAATATTTCACACAGGGAGTGTTGGCCAGTGACATTTACTTTGCAGCATTCTACTTATCTGATCATGACTGACTCCTTTATACCAACTTGCTAGTTCTACACTATTTGTCCTTGTATCTCTGTATATTATCGCTATCATATAAAGTATCATTATCAGGGTCATTGGTTTTTCCGTATGAAAAATTGATTAATACCCTGATAATACTATAACTTACATTTTCTTTATAACCCTATTTCCTCAAACCCCCTATGAAATCCATTCTTGAGTTATTTCTTCTACTTCTTTGGTACTAACCTCTTTATTTCTTCACTACTTATTCTTACTGCGTAAGATCAGTCATTATATCGTTTGGGAAAAGGTCTTTTCTCCTCCTGCTTGACGAGCTTTTAGGTAAAAAAGCGCGTAACCTATTCCAATTATTGGACAAAGTAGAGTACAAATAACAATACTTAAAATAATTCCTAAAGAAACAGTAGTTATTTCAATGGCAATATCTGAGGAAGTACGGCTATAGCTTATATGGTTAATAAATGACCAACCCAGCATAATTGCTAAAATTGAAACATTTATCATTACAAATACAAATAAAGGAAAAATTTTTCCTATACTACCTTCTAGTTTTTCTACTAAAGCTTTAGAGCGATCCAAAGCAGCTTGACCTTCTAGGTTTTCCCCAAAGCGTGACGGGAGAATAAAGCCATTTTCCCGCTAAAAGTCTTTTCTAAGTGTTAAGCCTGTTATAGTTATTAAAAATCAAGTTATTTACCCAATAAGGCCAAGTATTAGGGTTTATTGGCAAAGAAGAATTAACTATTATAGGAATTGCAACATAGAGGAAAGGTCCGTGTGCGCAAATAAAGATCCGATAACAAACGCCTTAAATCCTTGCCTAAAAGCTTGATAAACAACCCTTTCTTAAAAGCAATTGCAGGATATTCAATAAAAAGTATACCATTCGCACAATTAAACTACCTGTAAACCGCATTGTTAATACTTTCGAAGTGATAAAGAAAATAATAATAGCATGAATTATTTTTAAGCTTATGAAATGCTGGAATTTGTATTCCCATAAAAATGCTACAATCCCCAAACATCATTGTCAATATAACCAAGAAAAGCTAACGAACAAAAGGAAAAAAAAATGCTCGCTATATAAACTAATTGCCTGACGCAAGAAT encodes:
- a CDS encoding transposase, which gives rise to MTKGYLIIDDTVLKKYGQKIFGVSWVYSSSLKKTLQGINVVMILWTNGVVKVPLGIKVWVKRKA